A single region of the Lycium barbarum isolate Lr01 chromosome 2, ASM1917538v2, whole genome shotgun sequence genome encodes:
- the LOC132628532 gene encoding putative F-box protein At4g38870 yields the protein MFEKVARKHWILTLGIDESWRETQSISPEIFYYLPGVCINGFIYRFIYWFAKDNRPVIAAFDIKSEKLNILALWSASHHCIDDYKLIEVKGKLAVIDIEKWLSGYIRLWIYENTQKEDRRKSHEPQLSPPRSKKQEAGFSNSLSKTESECDNK from the exons ATGTTCGAGAAGGTTGCAAGGAAACACTGGATTCTAACTTTAGGCATAGACGAATCATGGAGAGAGACGCAGAGCATATCGCCTGAAATTTTCTATTACTTGCCCGGTGTTTGCATTAATGGATTCATCTATCGGTTTATCTATTGGTTTGCTAAGGATAACAGACCTGTCATAGCTGCATTTGATATCAAATCTGAAAAGCTCAATATTCTTGCATTGTGGAGTGCATCTCATCACTGTATCGATGATTACAAGCTTATAGAGGTGAAGGGTAAATTAGCCGTCATCGATATTGAAAAATGGTTAAGTGGATACATCCGCTTGTGGATTTATGAAAACACTCAGAAAGAAGATCGACGGAAGAGTCAT GAACCACAATTGTCTCCTCCAAGATCAAAAAAACAAGAAGCTGGTTTCAGTAATTCCCTGTCCAAAACCGAAAGTGAATGCGATAACAAATAG